In Solenopsis invicta isolate M01_SB chromosome 6, UNIL_Sinv_3.0, whole genome shotgun sequence, the genomic window GGCTTCAGTCTGCTCGGAACTCTTGGGCGTCACGTTTCGTGCCTGGCTTATCTCAGACCGTGTCCTGTTTATATTGTTACTGAGGGCCCAAGAAAGGAATTCTTCTGAATCGTTTGATGAGACAGGAAGGACTTGGTGAGGGATCGGGTTTCGAGAGATTGCGTCGGCATTCGTGTTATTCTTGCCCGCTTTATATATTACCTGATATTCGTATTCGGCAAGCTTCAACCGCCATCGAACAAGCCTGGAAGTGGGATCCTTTACAGAATGCAGCCACACGAGTGGCTTGTGATCGGTAACGAGTTGGAACCTTCGCCCATACAAGTACGGCCGGAAATGATTTACGCAGTACACTATCGCTAATAATTCACGCTCGATCGTGGAATAGTTTTGTTCGGCTTGATTTAATCGTCTACCTGCAAAAGACACTGGCAAGTCTTTTCCCAAGGGGCCCTGACTCAACACACCGCCTATCGCTACGTTGGATGCGTCGGTTGTTACGAGGAACGGTTTAGAGAAATCCGGATATTGCAACACCGGATAGTTGCATAATGACTCTTTCAGTATTTCGAACGCTTCTTGAGGCGATCCCCACAGAAAGACCGAGTCTTGTTTTAAAAGATTTGTTAACGGATGCGCGATTTTCGAGAAGTTTTGAATAAAACGGCGGTAGTACCCTGCCAGCCCTAagaattgttttatttgtttaggATTCGTGGGCCTCGGAAATTCTTTGACAGCACGGATCTTCTAGGGATCGGGTTTAACTCCGTTTTCTCCTATCACGTGACCTAGGTACGTTACTTCTTTACGGAGAAACTCGCATTTATCCGGCTGTAAACGCAGGTTTGCCTGTCTAAAACGCGCAGCTAATTTCTCGAATTTTTGCGTGTGTTCCCGCAGCGAGCTCGAATATATGACAATATCGTCGAGATAGACGAACAATTCGGTGCCTTGGAGTCCAGCCAGTACCAGGTCCATTAACCTCTGGAATGTGGCCGGAGCGTTTTTCAACCCAAAGGGCATTCTGTTAAACTCAAAATGGCCATATGGCGTGGAAAATGCTGTTTTATGCGCGTCGGCCTCGTCCATCAGTATCTGATGGAAGCCTGACGCCAAATCAAATATGCTAAAATACTTTGCGCTGCCGAGCTGGTCAAGGATCTCTGTTATGTTTGGCAGGGGATATGCATCGCCGATCGTTTTTTCGTTAAGCATTCTGAAATCTATGACCATTCGCCAGCGTTTGTTACTCTTCGAGTCTGGTTTTTTGGGCACGATCCACAAAGGAGAGTTATACGGTGAAACGGATGGTTTCACTACGTCGTTCTCTAGTAAGGTCTTTACTTGTTTGTCGATTTCTTCTCTGTGGATCGAGGGGAACCGACATTGTTTGGTGTGTACTGGTCGCTCGTCGGTAGTTTTAATCTTATGCTTCATTACGTTGGTGCACTCAAATTTATCATTCGGCAACTGGAATATATCACAATGCTTTTCGACTATATTATCAACATGCTTCAATTCCTCTTCGTTCAAATGTTTCAAGCGCAATAGATTTTTTACTTCGTCCTTTCTACTACCTGTGACTCCGGCAATCGCTAAGATGTTGCCTGAGTCTTGACCCTTCCCTAAGGAGGGTGCGGGGGGGGATCCCTTGTTCCGGAAGGGACCATTTAGGTATGTCGAAGTTTTGGAGCTCTACTGCAGGAGTAGGCAAAACAATATCTTTGTCCGATGTATTGTAAGCGCGAAGGTATGCTTTACCCCCCTGATTCGAAACTATTGCCTCACCGAGATATATATTCTCGTTGATTGTTAATCGTGGGACATAGCCGGACGTTACGTCGGTATTTAACACGTTTATACACATCACTACACTCGAACGCGCAGGAAATTTTGTCATTTCACGATTTAGGAATGGAAATGAGGCATCATGCTACTCTAAAGTTTGCTCAACGAAATTTATTTTGCCCACGCCTCGTAAGAAATCGGCTCCTAAGATACCGTCGCACGAGACTGGGAATTCCGAGGATATGACGTGGAACTTGACTTCTCGCCCGAGCACTCTCGCGGAGACACACCCTAAGGTTTTAATACGTCCTTCCGTGATGCCCGTGAGAAAGATAATAGAACTAGAATCGATTTGAGCGCTAGgcagtattttattaattttgatcaaATTGGGTGCAGCTCCCGTGTCAACCATTAGGGCGACATCCGGCTGGAATATGTCGCTAGTTATGTTAATAGTAGGTGcatgactaaaattttttattcggaGGAGCCCGACTCGCTCTTCTCCTCGGGGTCCACCTCCACACATCTTACCGGACGGTTCGGCGGGGGCCCGGCTCGAGCCGCATCCGGTCTGCTCGAGGGGCCGGGTGCGTTTCCCTGTCCACTTTGATTATATTGTCTTTTACGACAATCCTGAATTTCGTGTCCCGGATATTTGCAATACCGACACCATATTGAACTAGTATTTTGGGGTGCGTTTCCGGCGTTTTGATTTGCTATGTTGGTTGTGACCCGCTGATTGCCGTAATGTTCGCGCGGTTCGCGCGAGTTCCGATACTCTGTCGACCTGCGATACCCATCCACGGGAAGGCGGTTATTTGGGTAATTATTATACGGCTCACGTATGTCACGTGCGGCTGAATAATTAGTCGGCTTCCGATAACGGTCGGTATTAGGCCGAGAATCTCTGTAGTCTCGTGTAGGAGTATTACCTAAGAAGGGTCGATTTCCCCCTCTCCTATCTGCGCGGTAATTTGGGTcatatctctctctttccaacTCATCACGCTTGGCTATAGCTTAGGAGGCGGCAAAGGCTCGCTCTCGTGTTCACGCCGCATGAGCATACGGTATCGCAGCGGGAGGCCGTCGCAGAAAGATCTCGCCGTTAATTCATCGACGTCAGCAACTACTGCTGCATCAAGTACGCCTCGCTTTCGACGCTCGGCATCTAAAATAGTTGAGCGGAGCTCTTTGATTCGCGatacaaaatctaaaatatgCTCGTTGGGTTTCATATATGCTCTATTTTACATATGTGCTAATCTACTGCGGTTTGCGGTACAGAGGAAGGATCAATATTCTTGTTTTAGAGAGAAAAGTATGCACACTTTATTCGTATAACTGATTGCTACAGAATCCGAAGCGAAGCCACGCGCGCTCTAACGCGGGAAAACGAGcctctatatgtatatatgcccTAAGGTCACGCTAACTCTGATTGGTTGCGCATGAAACCTGATTCATACACAACACTCTTCCCTCTTAACGAAATGGCTAGCTCGGGGTATATCTACGCGGAGGGCGACGAACACGAGTAGACCTTCGCGGATAGGATGGTGGCGTAAAGAATTGCTCTGGGGAAGACTCTCGCTCTGGAACTGGCGAGCTCGAAGGAGTCGATCTTGGAGTTGGCGTTCGAGTCCCTGATCTTGGAGTAAAGGGACTAGAGGATCCGTTTGTTTATGCTATCCTCGTAGGTGGATCCCCCCGTAAAAATGAACTCTTCGAGGTGCGTTGAACCTCTCATCGCTTTCACTCGTTGGCGGACGGTGATCGAACGGTAGGCATTTGGATCCTGTTATATCACGTCCACGAATCTGGTCAACATGACGCTTGTATCGTTTTCCTGCATAGTCAATCTCATAATGCAGGTCTCCTAATCTTGTAACAATTTCTCCTGGAACCCATTTATCCATTCGGGGGTTACCCGAGAGAAAATAGACAGCTTACTTGGGTTCAAATGTGCGGAATGAAAGATTAGACTGATACTGCTTCTCCTTCATCTTGGTATAGAGATCTTCGGGTCTCACTAAGTCAAGTCGGGACGAATGTTGCGTCCCAGAAAGAGCTGTGCAGAAGGTTGTGCTGTCGTTGAATGTGGAGCCTTCCGGTATTGGCGCAAGAATTCATTTAAGTTCTGTTGTATAGAACCTTGCGTGGTAGACATTGCTTTTAGAGCGTCCTTGACCGTTTGGACGTAACGTTCTGTTTGCCCATTCGTAGAGGGATGATATGATGCGGTCAGCTTGTGGTACTTCACACCACTCGTCTGCAGGAACGCTTCGAATTCGGCGGAAACAAATTGGCGGCCATTGTCCGAGACGACAGAAACTGGTACGCCATATCTCGAGAACAATTCATCTAGAGTTGCAATTGTTGCTGTTGTGGTCATCGAGGTAGTTACCTTCACCTCGAGCCACTTACTGTATGCATCTACGATGATAAGCAACATCACACCTTCCACCGGTCCTGCATAGTCAATATGAATGCGTTCCCATGGTCCCTTCGGATATTCCCAATGATGATCTCTGAACTTCGGGGGGGGCATGCGCGTCTTTGGCGCATTCTGCAAGATTTCGCGACTCGTTCGCGACTCCGCGTCGACCCCGGGCCAGTATACAAATGATCGTGCCATGCCTTTCATCTTGACGATGCCCACATGTGCTGCGTGAAGGTCATTGAGAATCGATTGCTGCAGTGTGTCTGGTACTACTATTCGGTGTTCGAATAGCAAGCAATTAGCCGTTAGTGTATAATTAACTTCTGGGGCTTTGTACCCTGCACGAGCAAGATCTTGACCTGCTTCCAAAGTCTTGACAATTTTGCCCAAATGAGGATCTTTGCAAGTTTCCTTGGCTATCTGTTCCGCGCGAACTGGAAGTTGTCGAATTTGGCATAAAACAAATTCATCGAACtcatttttttccttcttcttgagATAGCTTAGTATCTTCCGTTTGAAGCCTGTGAATAGTATTAATTGTAGACGGCAGTGGTATACGAGAACAATAATCGGCGTTAGTATTCAATTTAGTTGGCTTATATATAACATCGTAATTAAAATGTGAAAGGTAATCGGCATAGTTAGCCATAGGACTAATACAAAGGACAGGAAGTGACTTCTCTGGGTGCAAAATCTGAGTTAACGGTTTGTGAtctataattaatgtaaaatgacGTGCGTAAACAtagtaaaaaaacttttgtattgCCCAGACGATAGCCAATGTTTCCTTGTCTATCTGTGGATAGCGCTGTTCAGTAGAATTCAATGTTCGACTAGCGTAAGCTATTGGATGTTCTTGTCCATTACTTAACTTATGTGATAGAACCGCACCTAATCCTATTTTACTCGCGTCGGTTGCTAAAACTAATGGTAGTGACGGATCGTAAGGTATAAGAACTAGCGGCGAAATAAGAGTTTGTTTAATATCCTCATAAGCTACCTTGGCTGATTGCGTCCATGTGAACGGATCCGACAACAACATATCTCGAAGTGGACGGCTTCTCGTTGCCAGATTAGGAATAAAAGAATTGTAATAAGTTGCTTTACCTAAGAATAGTTGTAACTCTTCTGGAGTCGACGGTTTGGAAGCATCGCGTATCGCTTCGATATGCCTGGCCGATTTATGAATGCCCTGCTCATCTATCCTATGTCCTAAAAATTCAACTGACGATGAGGCGAATATACATTTAGATCTATTAAGTCGAAGACCGTGTGCTCTTAATCGTTCCAACGTAGTGTCGAGAACGGACATCAGGTTGTCGAAACTGTCTGCAAGATGTCGTCGTAGAAAGTGAGTACATTCGGAATGCCCTGGAACACTGCCTCCATCCGACGTTGCCAAATTGCAGGTATATTAGCTGCTCCGTAGACTGCTCTTTTAGGACGGATTAGCCCGTGAGTAGGCGTGTTGAGTGTCAGTGCTTGCCTAAATTTCTCGTTGACTGGTAGATGCGTGTATGCGTCAGTAATGTCTAGACGACAAAAGATCTTCGCATTCTTCATCTTGCTAAAAAGATGTTCAACCTTTGGAATCGGATGTTCATCGATAATCATGCGCGGATTCAGAGTTGGTTTGTAGTTTCCGGTGATGCGTAGCTTCCCGTTCTTTTTTGCCACAATATGCGTTGACGATGCCCATTCAGAATGTTCAACTCTCTCGTAGAATCCCGCTGCAATCTTTTCTTCTATTGCCTCTGCATAAGCGTTGCGTAAGACTAATGGCACTTCACGTGCACGAGTAAATACCGGTGCCGTATTTGGTTTGAAATGTACTGTGGCCGGTGGACCTTTAAGCGTTCCGGCGACATcactaaaaatatctttgtagCGATAAAGTAATTGGTCtaattgctccttctgatttgGAGACAATTGCGGAGATGCAGTAGTTAATGCATGGATTTTACTCGAAAATAGTTTAGTAAAGTTAATTTCCTTTGTAAAGTGAGAAATCCATTCACGTCCAAATAGTGTATCCAACTGGCCATCAACGacataaagatttaatttctttgtagTGGAGCCCATTGTAACATTAACCGGAATTGAACCAATACATTTGATATAATGACCTGTGTAACTTACAAATTGTCTGTCTGTATTTTGTAGCGTAAACTTCGGTTTGATTGATTGTAATGCTTTTTTACTGATAATACTGCAAGGTGCTCCGGAATCGAGTTCCATTTGAATAATATGACCATCGATTTCCACGTCTAGCATTAACTTACTCAGTGGATTAATTTCGTTGACTTCGCATACCTTACTTAACTGATGTAGTCTGTCGACTTGTTCAGCTGGTTGCTCTGCAACTTGTGTTGCTGTTGTCGGTACTAGCGCAGTGGATTGTGCTACAGTCTTCGATCGGCAAACCTTCGCAATGTGACCTTTTTTACTGCATTGATGACATGCTGCCTCGCGGAATGGACATTGGTTACGTAAATGCTGTCCTCCACATCCTCTGCACGCTGAATAATTGTTATTGTAACGTGTGCTTTTTTGTGTCTTATCATACGTGTTTTGTTGCTGTCTCTGCTCACGAGATTGTGATCTATGTCGAGCAAACTTTTTGCCTTGTTTCGTTCTATTTGGCGTATAACCTATTTTATTTGTCTGCTCTGATGTGGCTGTAGATCCTGTTTTCTTGACTTCGTCCGCCGTGCAACGTGCTGCTTCCAACGCGTTAGCGACCTCGTACGCTTCTGTGAATGTAGTTGGCTTCTTCGCAATGATTTCGTCACACATCTCTCTGGATTCAAGACCATGTAGCATTTGTTCGATCAGCATTCTATCTAAAAATGTACCATATTCGCAGTGAGCGGCGCCCTGTTTCAGACGTAGAACGAAATTAGCGACTGTTTCGCCTTTTTGTTGTACTATGTGTCGGAATTTAATGCTTTCGGCATACTTATTCTTTGCGCGGTCATAGTGATTGATAAGCGTTGTTTTAATTTCCTCGTATGTTAAATCTTCGGGTTGCCGTGGACAAATCAGAAATTTTAACGCATTATTTAGTTCCGTGCCCATATGAACACGTGCGTAATTAGAATATAAATCATCTGGGATTTTACTTAACTGCAGAGCCCATTTAAAGCGCTTGAAGTAGTCCTCTACGGTGGTATCTTCCGAAGAGCGATACTCGGTCATGGAAAATGTCGGTATCTTCGCCTGACCTGTCGATCCCGAGAGATTTGTGGAAGTGCCGGCTGTTATATTCGCTGCCGACGTTTGCAATGCGCTAGTTAGCATATTCGTTAATGCCTGCAAAAGCTCTGGTGGAACTTCCGTCATCTTTGCGGCGTACGATTCCCGTCGATTTGTAGGTTAGCTTCCTTTACTTTTCTCCTCGTAAGGTTATATCTCTTCGAGTGGGTGTAAATTGCACCACTTCTGACACCACTTTTACATATGTGCTAATCTACTGCGATTTGCGGTACAGAGGAAGGATCAATATTCTTGTTTTAGAGAGAAAATTATGCATACTTTATTCGTATAACTGATTGCTACAGAATCCGAAGCGAAGCCACGCGCTCTCTAACGCGGGAAAACGAGcctctatatgtatatatgcccTAAGGTCACGCTTACTCTGATTGGTTGCGCATGAAACCTGGTTCATACACAACACTCTACTTAAATCTCCACGATATTGAGCAATGCTATTAGGTGAACCGAAGGCTTCGTTCAACAAATCAATGAGTTGAGTGACCGTTTCACAGGGCTCATCTTCGACGGCGGCATACGCGCGGTCAGACAATTTGTTTACCAAAAGTCGAGTTAGATGCCTCTCATGATTTGCAGGCGCGATTTCCCGGGCACGCCGGCAAGCGCGTGCAAATTGCGTTAAGGGGACGTTGTACCCAACAAAGCGTGGGATACCCTCTAAAATTTCGCGAAAGGAAAGTTTCGGTGCGCCCGAGCAATCAGGAGAGCCCGGGTGACGCGTTGGGGAGGGGGTAGCACTAAGTATACGTTGCCCAGCAGGCGGGCTAGGGCTCCGCGTGGCGCTGCGGCGGTTTCCTACGTCTTGCCgtaacatatttatttcatgCATCATCTCGTTTTTCAGTGCGGATAGTAATCCGCGCACGTCTGAGGCGAGGGTGCCCTCGGTATTTTTTTACGTTCAAATTCCTTCCTCTCGCGGTCTAACCGATCTCTCTCTTTATCAAGGGCAGCGGATTCTTCGCGAAGACGTTTTTCGTGCTGTGCTTGTGCCATCCGTATGGCGTCAAGCTCCTCCTCAGAGAGCGCTTTCTTAGCACCACCGCGTGTTTCCATTGTTTGGGAACTTCTATACCTACACGCGATAATAGCACGTATCCCACCGCTGTCACCAGTTTATGTTACGACCCAAATGCTACCAGATGGCGGCGTGTACGCACTGGGCCGATTCCCAATCGTAGTGCGTGGGTTAACCGAGCAGTTGTTAGGGGGAAAAAAGGGAGGCGGAAAACCTTTTTTTCTAAACAGACTCCTCGGATATCGCGAGGATTGTCGGCTCGGGGTTTTCGTATAAGGCGGAATTTTCGCGTTCGAGAAACTCTAAAAAAGACGTTAAATCTACGGGGCACGTTGCACAATCGCGAATTACTCGAATAGTAGTGAGGGAGACCCGGCAGAGTATGCACCGTTCCCGGTTGTGACTTGTgccgatatttatataatgacgGTTTCTTTTGTTATAATGCTCGGCAATGTTCGAGGAAAAGTTTTGATGGCAATTCTCGCAGATGATGTTGTAGCGGTCCAACCGATGGCGAAAAAATATGGCGTGCACGCAACGAGCGGTTGCTACCCAATCATAATAAGCGGCCGGCAAATTCCTAGTAATTACTTGACGTGATTGGGAGGCTGGGATACACGGGCACATTATTTAAAACCTACTCAACAAGAAAGTTGACGCGTCGCAATTCAAATGATCAGATCCcaaaattggctttatttattgaaagaatagAAAGAAACCTCATATCCCTGTAGCAACGCTCGATCTCACGCTGTGGCTCCCCTGGTGAAGCAGATGCTGGGCCACTGGACTTCCTTCTCTCGGTACGGACTCTGGGTGATGATGTGGCACACGCGTGGGCGAAACACATGTCGCCGTGCAATGTTGCGCAGTATTATTTAGGACTGAATTGAATTAGACTGGACGACACTGGGTATTTAAAATTGACACAGACTCTATTGTTACACACTGTGCAATATTTCATAACAAAAGATCAtttaactttacataaatccGGAGTTACAACTTACGGCTGAttacatttaacttaatttaggtTCGGGATTATTATATTGGCGTGAACAGAGTtaggattaatattaatttcagaaTTATGAAGCGATAACCATTAACTAAAATTTAGGATTATTATCATGAaataactaatatatatatatatacggtgatctgaaacaccctgtatatatatatatatatataatcagtATGGAATTTAGCGTTAGGAGTAATTGtagttagaattaaatttaggATTAGGATTGATTTGAATTAGGATTAATTTAGAATTGGAATTGGGATTGAATTTAAAATGTGATTGGAAAAGCCTTAACCGTACAGCGCGCCACGTGGTTCGCTACGGagagcgcggcgcgacgcgtgtTTACGTGTTCGAGTCGGGCGACGAAGTCCCTGGCGTCGGCGTGCGGAGGCGTAGCGTCACCATCCCACGCGGCTCTATGTGGCCTATGCTACCGGGCGCGGCGTTGGTATCGAGGAGGGAGACGCTTCTTATCCCGTTTCCATGGGTACAGTCCCGGTCAAAAATCCACGTTTCAAGCCTCATTCGGCAACTActcttgcaaaaatttatgtCAGGAAACGGTGGATGTAACAggaccaatccgcgcgttcggtcggctggcccggagtgggaacgttgccgaacgccacgggcggcgcgtgtgctgccgcgtgatcgcgacggcaggttagctcggtgcgcgcacgtggcgttctgccggtgtattgctcgggtggacggagcggagtggcagtgcgcgcgaggtggaggggcgttttgttacatacatataaaaaaaaatttatgtttgtatatatttattactaaacaCTTATTACATTGCACAATTAATTTCAATGTTTCTCAATTATATTGTAGTGTGTTTTTAGTACAATTCGTAATATTGTTGAATGCTTTAGCTGGATTTAATGACTTTTTAAGTGCCCACTGATTTGTCGTCATAGATAACAGCTCGGCTACTTTTTGAGCATTCTGTTTTCCTTCTAAAGACGATTTCTTCATCtatgatatcaaaataaaataattaatttttattatgataattataatacatgtatattataagtatacttttaacttttgtttattattatatttcaataaaatttaaaaaagaagaaaaaaaagaaatatagagAACAAGGATGGGAAGTGACAAGTTACAATGACTAACGCCGTTATTCATCGTtactcgttacttttttataatacttttttataatttagtagTTACAATTTACCACAATAGTAAATAGTAAGGCTAGAGTTGGAATGGTTACTTTTGACAGTCAACTCGTTATCATTATGCATTACTCATTGAAAAATACTAACTTGTAACTTTAGTAATAGTTACGTAACGAGTCAAAGTATTGCGTTACTTTTCCACGTTATGTAACAATAAATCAACTAACAAATCAACtaacttttttcaatgaatagTGCATAATGAGTGCAACAAGTGGTTTGTTAAAAGTGATTGTTATCCAACTCTAACATTATCATtaccataataaaaaattttaacgttattaccaaatcgttattataagaagatataaaaaaaatagacatAAGATAAAGTAACAATAAAGTAATGATGAAGTAACAACTTTCCTATCCCTAATAGAAAGAtatcatcatttttatattgttagcATAGATCCAaaacaattattgttataaataatattattcgtaAGCagttagatttattttaaaaaaataaatatctaaaaataaatctgtaaaaaaaccttttttagtattttttagatatacacaaattatgattaaaattatgtttgaaatttatttattgtttgaaatttaCTAACTTCGTCAAATTTTCTTCTAACTTTATATCCTCTGTACGTAGCTTGTATCATAGTGGCCGCTTCTTCTTCAGATTTAGCTGAATCGATATGATCTtccatacattttaattttttcatcattttctgTTGTTTCTTGATGGGAAATGTAACATTTTGCTCCCAgtgtttgttaaaaatatttctttcttgtcGGCTTTCATGTCTTGATTTATCAATAACCTAGAAATATGTATgcta contains:
- the LOC105200608 gene encoding uncharacterized protein K02A2.6-like, with the translated sequence MSVLDTTLERLRAHGLRLNRSKCIFASSSVEFLGHRIDEQGIHKSARHIEAIRDASKPSTPEELQLFLGKATYYNSFIPNLATRSRPLRDMLLSDPFTWTQSAKVAYEDIKQTLISPLVLIPYDPSLPLVLATDASKIGLGAVLSHKLSNGQEHPIAYASRTLNSTEQRYPQIDKETLAIVWAIQKFFYYVYARHFTLIIDHKPLTQILHPEKSLPVLCFKRKILSYLKKKEKNEFDEFVLCQIRQLPVRAEQIAKETCKDPHLGKIVKTLEAGQDLARAGYKAPEVNYTLTANCLLFEHRIVVPDTLQQSILNDLHAAHVGIVKMKGMARSFVYWPGVDAESRTSREILQNAPKTRMPPPKFRDHHWEYPKGPWERIHIDYAGPVEGVMLLIIVDAYSKWLEVKVTTSMTTTATIATLDELFSRYGVPVSVVSDNGRQFVSAEFEAFLQTSGVKYHKLTASYHPSTNGQTERYVQTVKDALKAMSTTQGSIQQNLNEFLRQYRKAPHSTTAQPSAQLFLGRNIRPDLT
- the LOC120358108 gene encoding uncharacterized protein K02A2.6-like codes for the protein MTEVPPELLQALTNMLTSALQTSAANITAGTSTNLSGSTGQAKIPTFSMTEYRSSEDTTVEDYFKRFKWALQLSKIPDDLYSNYARVHMGTELNNALKFLICPRQPEDLTYEEIKTTLINHYDRAKNKYAESIKFRHIVQQKGETVANFVLRLKQGAAHCEYGTFLDRMLIEQMLHGLESREMCDEIIAKKPTTFTEAYEVANALEAARCTADEVKKTGSTATSEQTNKIGYTPNRTKQGKKFARHRSQSREQRQQQNTYDKTQKSTRYNNNYSACRGCGGQHLRNQCPFREAACHQCSKKGHIAKVCRSKTVAQSTALVPTTATQVAEQPAEQVDRLHQLSKVCEVNEINPLSKLMLDVEIDGHIIQMELDSGAPCSIISKKALQSIKPKFTLQNTDRQFVSYTGHYIKCIGSIPVNVTMGSTTKKLNLYVVDGQLDTLFGREWISHFTKEINFTKLFSSKIHALTTASPQLSPNQKEQLDQLLYRYKDIFSDVAGTLKGPPATVHFKPNTAPVFTRAREVPLVLRNAYAEAIEEKIAAGFYERVEHSEWASSTHIVAKKNGKLRITGNYKPTLNPRMIIDEHPIPKVEHLFSKMKNAKIFCRLDITDAYTHLPVNEKFRQALTLNTPTHGLIRPKRAVYGAANIPAIWQRRMEAVFQGIPNVLTFYDDILQTVSTT
- the LOC105197109 gene encoding uncharacterized protein LOC105197109 isoform X1; translated protein: MMVLQQYNTMQTREPRKYESKTASSRMVMSPEILTNCLSNMGRNNNIKTVIDKSRHESRQERNIFNKHWEQNVTFPIKKQQKMMKKLKCMEDHIDSAKSEEEAATMIQATYRGYKVRRKFDEMKKSSLEGKQNAQKVAELLSMTTNQWALKKSLNPAKAFNNITNCTKNTLQYN
- the LOC105197109 gene encoding uncharacterized protein LOC105197109 isoform X2: MQTREPRKYESKTASSRMVMSPEILTNCLSNMGRNNNIKTVIDKSRHESRQERNIFNKHWEQNVTFPIKKQQKMMKKLKCMEDHIDSAKSEEEAATMIQATYRGYKVRRKFDEMKKSSLEGKQNAQKVAELLSMTTNQWALKKSLNPAKAFNNITNCTKNTLQYN